A section of the Primulina eburnea isolate SZY01 chromosome 1, ASM2296580v1, whole genome shotgun sequence genome encodes:
- the LOC140832209 gene encoding peroxisomal ATPase PEX6 isoform X2, which translates to MVESRRRKPLVLASTEALVNSLLNPSKHIDEEAEGSHRITPYPLAAGLQLTAGILRLCKDATVDFPTLDDSSLVGLSASLLKRLSITSGSLIRIKNSDANISRIGQAVALDPPNADENLSSNGSLCSQSPRTMVIFPSHSYPRIQSATLDPGVAFLSPILAFNLNLHHSCLKSVVQQGIETLSSLFEVKRDGEEIGKVNESFITIGLEPWGQLPKYASHLRASFVKIPKCGTLESLKTSSSVEAKDRQELIDVALNAYFSIDRFLSRGDLFAICARWSCKSELCISCNRKMLNGGDDLIYFKVVAMEPLEEPVLRVNRTRTALVLGGAVSSAVPPDPLISQIKGLPPLQEDTVQTLASILAPTLCPSALLSKFRVAILLHGLPGCGKRTVVRYVARQLGLHVVEYSCHNFMTSSENKASVALAEAFDVASSKPTSQDVSSHEQVGVNSEVASVIKQFTEPFSKDEYGYFEENSPDDSNLKVDEMINCHPVILIAAADSSEGLPPTIRRCFSHEIKMGPLSEKQRWQLLSQSLQSVSQSNPDTSVENMIKDIVGQTSGFMPRDLRALIADAGANLISEGGMADTGLEERTSESNLIEDGKTISAAHLGLGKDNLTKALEQSKRRNASALGTPKVPNIKWEDVGGLEDVKKSILDTVQLPLLHKDLFSSGLRKRSGVLLYGPPGTGKTLLAKAVATECSLNFLSVKGPELINMYIGESEKNIRDIFQKARAARPCVIFFDELDSLAPARGASGDSGGVMDRVVSQMLAEIDGLNDSSQDLFIIGASNRPDLIDPALLRPGRFDKLLYVGVNSEASFRERVLKALTRKFKLHEHLSLYEIAQKCPPNFTGADMYALCADAWFRAAKNKALSADSKSSLDDPSDSIVVEYEDFIEVLRELSPSLSMAELKKYELLRDHFQGPSRMN; encoded by the exons ATGGTGGAGAGCAGGAGGAGGAAGCCCTTGGTGCTTGCTTCCACTGAAGCACTTGTTAATTCCTTGCTCAATCCTTCTAAACATATTGATGAAGAAGCCGAAGGAAGTCACCGGATCACCCCATATCCATTGGCGGCCGGCCTGCAATTAACTGCTGGAATTCTTAGACTCTGCAAGGACGCAACTGTAGATTTTCCTACACTCGATGATTCTTCATTGGTTGGGTTGTCCGCTTCGCTGCTTAAAAGATTATCCATTACTTCAGGATCGCTG ATACGTATCAAGAATTCTGATGCGAACATCAGTAGAATTGGGCAAGCTGTTGCTTTGGACCCTCCCAATGCTGATGAAAACTTGTCGAGTAATGGTTCACTCTGCTCGCAGTCTCCGAGGACGATGGTGATCTTTCCATCACACTCCTACCCTCGAATTCAGTCAGCAACTTTGGATCCTGGAGTGGCTTTTTTATCTCCGATCCTAGCATTTAACTTGAACTTGCACcattcatgcttaaaatctgtTGTGCAGCAAGGCATAGAGACTCTGTCATCTTTGTTTGAAGTAAAAAGGGATGGTGAAGAGATTGGGAAAGTAAATGAGTCTTTTATTACTATAGGACTTGAACCTTGGGGGCAGTTACCTAAGTATGCCTCACACTTGAGAGCATCTTTTGTAAAGATACCAAAGTGTGGCACCCTTGAAAGTCTTAAAACTAGTTCATCAGTTGAAGCAAAAGAtcgtcaagagttgatcgatgTGGCTTTAAATGCGTACTTTTCCATTGACAGATTTCTTTCTAGAGGTGATCTCTTTGCTATCTGTGCACGGTGGAGCTGTAAATCAGAGTTGTGCATCTCGTGCAACCGAAAGATGTTGAACGGTGGTGATGATTTGATATACTTCAAG GTTGTAGCTATGGAACCATTAGAGGAACCTGTTCTGAGAGTCAATCGCACTCGAACTGCGCTTGTTCTAGGAGGGGCCGTCTCTTCTGCTGTTCCTCCAGATCCTttaatttcacaaataaaagGTTTACCACCTTTACAAGAGGATACAGTGCAGACTTTAGCCTCCATACTTGCACCAACACTGTGTCCATCGGCACTTTTATCAAAATTCAGGGTTGCTATCCTATTGCATGGTCTTCCTG GTTGTGGGAAAAGGACTGTGGTCAGATACGTTGCTCGTCAACTGGGTTTGCATGTGGTGGAATATAGTTGTCATAATTTCATGACATCTTCTGAAAACAAAGCATCAGTTGCTCTCGCTGAAGCCTTCGATGTAGCCAGCAG TAAACCGACCTCTCAAGATGTGTCATCTCACGAGCAAGTTGGTGTTAACTCAGAAGTTGCATCTGTTATTAAGCAGTTTACAGAGCCATTTAGCAAGGATGAATATGGCTACTTTGAAGAAAACTCACCTGATGATTCT AATTTAAAAGTTGATGAAATGATAAACTGTCATCCAGTAATCTTGATAGCCGCTGCTGATAGTTCAGAAGGTCTTCCTCCAACTATTAGACGCTGTTTCAGTCATGAAATAAAAATGGGACCTCTCAGCGAAAAACAAAGGTGGCAATTGCTGTCTCAGTCCCTTCAGAGTGTTTCCCAGTCGAATCCAGAT ACCTCTGTCGAGAATATGATAAAAGATATAGTTGGACAGACGTCTGGTTTCATGCCCAGAGATTTGCGGGCTCTAATTGCAGATGCAGGTGCAAATTTAATTTCTGAGGGGGGGATGGCAGACACTGGGTTGGAAGAGAGAACATCTGAGtccaatttgattgaagatGGCAAAACGATAAGTGCTGCACATTTAGGTCTTGGGAAAGACAACTTAACCAAAGCTTTGGAACAATCCAAAAGAAGAAATGCATCAGCTCTTGGTACTCCAAAG GTACCAAACATCAAATGGGAAGATGTTGGTGGACTTGAGGACGTTAAAAAATCAATTCTGGATACCGTTCAG CTTCCTCTTCTTCATAAGGATTTATTTTCGTCTGGTTTGCGTAAACGATCAGGGGTTCTTCTTTATGGTCCTCCAGGGACTGGAAAG ACATTACTGGCAAAAGCCGTTGCCACAGAATGTTCCTTGAACTTTCTAAGTGTGAAAGGACCTGAATTGATAAACATGTACATTGGAGAGTCAGAGAAAAATATCCGAGACATTTTTCAGAAG GCCAGAGCAGCTCGCCCATGTGTTATATTTTTTGACGAACTAGACTCTCTTGCCCCAGCCCGAGGTGCTTCTGGAGATTCTGGGGGTGTTATGGACAGAGTTGTTTCTCAG ATGCTCGCAGAAATCGATGGGTTGAATGATTCTTCTCAG GACTTATTCATAATAGGTGCTAGCAACAGGCCAGATCTCATCGACCCTGCACTTCTGAGGCCAGGCAGATTTGATAAGCTCCTCTATGTTGGTGTTAATTCAGAAGCATCGTTCAGGGAGAG GGTCCTTAAAGCTCTTACGAGGAAGTTTAAACTGCATGAGCATTTGTCATTGTATGAGATAGCACAGAAATGCCCTCCAAATTTTACTGGTGCTGATATGTACGCTCTTTGTGCTGATGCTTGGTTTCGAGCTGCAAAAAACAAG GCGTTAAGTGCTGACTCTAAATCAAGCTTGGATGATCCATCGGACTCCATCGTTGTTGAGTATGAGGATTTTATTGAG GTCTTGAGAGAACTTTCTCCTTCACTCTCTATGGCTGAGCTGAAGAAATATGAGTTGCTGCGGGATCATTTCCAAGGTCCGTCGAGGATGAACTAA
- the LOC140832209 gene encoding peroxisomal ATPase PEX6 isoform X1, which produces MVESRRRKPLVLASTEALVNSLLNPSKHIDEEAEGSHRITPYPLAAGLQLTAGILRLCKDATVDFPTLDDSSLVGLSASLLKRLSITSGSLIRIKNSDANISRIGQAVALDPPNADENLSSNGSLCSQSPRTMVIFPSHSYPRIQSATLDPGVAFLSPILAFNLNLHHSCLKSVVQQGIETLSSLFEVKRDGEEIGKVNESFITIGLEPWGQLPKYASHLRASFVKIPKCGTLESLKTSSSVEAKDRQELIDVALNAYFSIDRFLSRGDLFAICARWSCKSELCISCNRKMLNGGDDLIYFKVVAMEPLEEPVLRVNRTRTALVLGGAVSSAVPPDPLISQIKGLPPLQEDTVQTLASILAPTLCPSALLSKFRVAILLHGLPGCGKRTVVRYVARQLGLHVVEYSCHNFMTSSENKASVALAEAFDVASRYRPTILLLRHFEVFSKPTSQDVSSHEQVGVNSEVASVIKQFTEPFSKDEYGYFEENSPDDSNLKVDEMINCHPVILIAAADSSEGLPPTIRRCFSHEIKMGPLSEKQRWQLLSQSLQSVSQSNPDTSVENMIKDIVGQTSGFMPRDLRALIADAGANLISEGGMADTGLEERTSESNLIEDGKTISAAHLGLGKDNLTKALEQSKRRNASALGTPKVPNIKWEDVGGLEDVKKSILDTVQLPLLHKDLFSSGLRKRSGVLLYGPPGTGKTLLAKAVATECSLNFLSVKGPELINMYIGESEKNIRDIFQKARAARPCVIFFDELDSLAPARGASGDSGGVMDRVVSQMLAEIDGLNDSSQDLFIIGASNRPDLIDPALLRPGRFDKLLYVGVNSEASFRERVLKALTRKFKLHEHLSLYEIAQKCPPNFTGADMYALCADAWFRAAKNKALSADSKSSLDDPSDSIVVEYEDFIEVLRELSPSLSMAELKKYELLRDHFQGPSRMN; this is translated from the exons ATGGTGGAGAGCAGGAGGAGGAAGCCCTTGGTGCTTGCTTCCACTGAAGCACTTGTTAATTCCTTGCTCAATCCTTCTAAACATATTGATGAAGAAGCCGAAGGAAGTCACCGGATCACCCCATATCCATTGGCGGCCGGCCTGCAATTAACTGCTGGAATTCTTAGACTCTGCAAGGACGCAACTGTAGATTTTCCTACACTCGATGATTCTTCATTGGTTGGGTTGTCCGCTTCGCTGCTTAAAAGATTATCCATTACTTCAGGATCGCTG ATACGTATCAAGAATTCTGATGCGAACATCAGTAGAATTGGGCAAGCTGTTGCTTTGGACCCTCCCAATGCTGATGAAAACTTGTCGAGTAATGGTTCACTCTGCTCGCAGTCTCCGAGGACGATGGTGATCTTTCCATCACACTCCTACCCTCGAATTCAGTCAGCAACTTTGGATCCTGGAGTGGCTTTTTTATCTCCGATCCTAGCATTTAACTTGAACTTGCACcattcatgcttaaaatctgtTGTGCAGCAAGGCATAGAGACTCTGTCATCTTTGTTTGAAGTAAAAAGGGATGGTGAAGAGATTGGGAAAGTAAATGAGTCTTTTATTACTATAGGACTTGAACCTTGGGGGCAGTTACCTAAGTATGCCTCACACTTGAGAGCATCTTTTGTAAAGATACCAAAGTGTGGCACCCTTGAAAGTCTTAAAACTAGTTCATCAGTTGAAGCAAAAGAtcgtcaagagttgatcgatgTGGCTTTAAATGCGTACTTTTCCATTGACAGATTTCTTTCTAGAGGTGATCTCTTTGCTATCTGTGCACGGTGGAGCTGTAAATCAGAGTTGTGCATCTCGTGCAACCGAAAGATGTTGAACGGTGGTGATGATTTGATATACTTCAAG GTTGTAGCTATGGAACCATTAGAGGAACCTGTTCTGAGAGTCAATCGCACTCGAACTGCGCTTGTTCTAGGAGGGGCCGTCTCTTCTGCTGTTCCTCCAGATCCTttaatttcacaaataaaagGTTTACCACCTTTACAAGAGGATACAGTGCAGACTTTAGCCTCCATACTTGCACCAACACTGTGTCCATCGGCACTTTTATCAAAATTCAGGGTTGCTATCCTATTGCATGGTCTTCCTG GTTGTGGGAAAAGGACTGTGGTCAGATACGTTGCTCGTCAACTGGGTTTGCATGTGGTGGAATATAGTTGTCATAATTTCATGACATCTTCTGAAAACAAAGCATCAGTTGCTCTCGCTGAAGCCTTCGATGTAGCCAGCAG ATATCGTCCAACCATTCTTCTTCTTCGACATTTTGAGGTTTTCAGTAAACCGACCTCTCAAGATGTGTCATCTCACGAGCAAGTTGGTGTTAACTCAGAAGTTGCATCTGTTATTAAGCAGTTTACAGAGCCATTTAGCAAGGATGAATATGGCTACTTTGAAGAAAACTCACCTGATGATTCT AATTTAAAAGTTGATGAAATGATAAACTGTCATCCAGTAATCTTGATAGCCGCTGCTGATAGTTCAGAAGGTCTTCCTCCAACTATTAGACGCTGTTTCAGTCATGAAATAAAAATGGGACCTCTCAGCGAAAAACAAAGGTGGCAATTGCTGTCTCAGTCCCTTCAGAGTGTTTCCCAGTCGAATCCAGAT ACCTCTGTCGAGAATATGATAAAAGATATAGTTGGACAGACGTCTGGTTTCATGCCCAGAGATTTGCGGGCTCTAATTGCAGATGCAGGTGCAAATTTAATTTCTGAGGGGGGGATGGCAGACACTGGGTTGGAAGAGAGAACATCTGAGtccaatttgattgaagatGGCAAAACGATAAGTGCTGCACATTTAGGTCTTGGGAAAGACAACTTAACCAAAGCTTTGGAACAATCCAAAAGAAGAAATGCATCAGCTCTTGGTACTCCAAAG GTACCAAACATCAAATGGGAAGATGTTGGTGGACTTGAGGACGTTAAAAAATCAATTCTGGATACCGTTCAG CTTCCTCTTCTTCATAAGGATTTATTTTCGTCTGGTTTGCGTAAACGATCAGGGGTTCTTCTTTATGGTCCTCCAGGGACTGGAAAG ACATTACTGGCAAAAGCCGTTGCCACAGAATGTTCCTTGAACTTTCTAAGTGTGAAAGGACCTGAATTGATAAACATGTACATTGGAGAGTCAGAGAAAAATATCCGAGACATTTTTCAGAAG GCCAGAGCAGCTCGCCCATGTGTTATATTTTTTGACGAACTAGACTCTCTTGCCCCAGCCCGAGGTGCTTCTGGAGATTCTGGGGGTGTTATGGACAGAGTTGTTTCTCAG ATGCTCGCAGAAATCGATGGGTTGAATGATTCTTCTCAG GACTTATTCATAATAGGTGCTAGCAACAGGCCAGATCTCATCGACCCTGCACTTCTGAGGCCAGGCAGATTTGATAAGCTCCTCTATGTTGGTGTTAATTCAGAAGCATCGTTCAGGGAGAG GGTCCTTAAAGCTCTTACGAGGAAGTTTAAACTGCATGAGCATTTGTCATTGTATGAGATAGCACAGAAATGCCCTCCAAATTTTACTGGTGCTGATATGTACGCTCTTTGTGCTGATGCTTGGTTTCGAGCTGCAAAAAACAAG GCGTTAAGTGCTGACTCTAAATCAAGCTTGGATGATCCATCGGACTCCATCGTTGTTGAGTATGAGGATTTTATTGAG GTCTTGAGAGAACTTTCTCCTTCACTCTCTATGGCTGAGCTGAAGAAATATGAGTTGCTGCGGGATCATTTCCAAGGTCCGTCGAGGATGAACTAA
- the LOC140832201 gene encoding uncharacterized protein: MLKRWIFSSSRSRQFISHSIPTNNSLKKFNNSEFLPFSWPLSIVFRRPIIVSGVFSMASDKSSETTSSETHKHRNRLALEHSPYLLQHAHNPVDWYPWSEEAFSVARRRDVPIFLSIGYSTCHWCHVMEVESFENEDVAKLLNDWFVSIKVDREERPDVDKVYMTYVQALYGGGGWPLSVFLSPDLKPLMGGTYFPPDDKYGRPGFKTVLRKVKEAWDSKKDELVQSGTFAIEQLSEALAATTRSEKLAEGLQEIALQKCAEQLSDNYDPKFGGFGSAPKFPRPVEIQLMLYHSKKFRENGMSGESKGNLPVVLSTLQSMARGGIHDHVGGGFHRYSVDECWHVPHFEKMLYDQGQLANVYLDVFSITKDVIYSSVSRDIFDYLRREMIGPDGEIFSAEDADSAEFEGASKKKEGAFYVWTSKEVDDVLGEHAPLFKEHYYIKQSGNCDLSRMSDPDNEFKSRNVLIERTSTSAMASKLGMSVDEYMKIIGMCRLKLFDVRSKRPRPHLDDKVIVSWNGLAISSFARASKILKGEQEGTQYYFPVVGTDAKEYLEVAEKAASFIRNHLYNQQTRRLNHSFRNGPSKAPGFLDDYAFLISGLLDLYEFGGSILWLKWAVELQHIQDELFLDKDGGGYFNTQGDDPSVLLRVKENHDGAEPSGNSVSVINLVRLASLVATNSDHYRHNAEHLLAVFEKRLKESAMAVPLMCCAADMLAVPSRKQVVLSGNKSSPEFDSMLSSAHASYDPNKTVIHIDPLNDEDMGFWEDKNQKIAKMAKNNFASGKVVAMVCQNFTCSPPVHDPTALESLLLKISHI, encoded by the exons ATGCTCAAAAGATGGATCTTTTCTTCCTCCCGGTCACGTCAATTCATTTCTCACAGTATACCCACCAATAATTCACTGAAGAAATTCAATAATTCGGAGTTTCTTCCATTTTCCTGGCCTTTATCTATCGTTTTTCGGAGGCCCATTATAGTTTCCGGCGTCTTTTCGATGGCTTCGGATAAGTCTTCGGAAACGACGTCGTCGGAGACCCACAAGCACCGCAATCGCCTTGCTCTGGAGCACAGTCCTTACCTTCTTCAGCACGCGCATAATCCT GTTGATTGGTATCCATGGAGTGAAGAGGCATTTTCAGTAGCTCGTAGAAGAGATGTTCCTATCTTTCTGTCAA TTGGATACAGCACATGTCATTG GTGTCATGTTATGGAGGTTGAATCTTTTGAGAATGAAGATGTGGCCAAATTGCTCAATGATTGGTTTGTCAGTATCAAG GTGGATCGAGAAGAAAGACCGGATGTAGATAAG GTATACATGACATATGTGCAGGCGCTCTATGGTGGTGGTGGTTGGCCTTTAAGCGTTTTCCTTTCACCCGACTTAAAGCCTTTGATGGGTGGTACTTACTTTCCTCCAGATGATAAATATGGCAGACCTGGCTTTAAAACTGTGCTAAG GAAAGTGAAAGAAGCTTGGGACAGTAAGAAGGATGAGCTAGTCCAGAGTGGGACTTTCGCTATAGAACAACTTTCCGAGGCACTAGCTGCTACTACAAGATCGGAAAAGCTGGCAGAAGGGCTTCAAGAAATTGCATTGCAGAAATGTGCTGAACag CTTTCGGACAACTATGATCCAAAGTTTGGTGGCTTTGGTTCAGCGCCAAAATTTCCTAGACCAGTTGAAATACAGTTGATGCTATATCATTCAAAGAAGTTTCGGGAGAATGGAATGTCGGGTGAATCAAAGGGAAACTTACCTGTGGTTTTGTCCACACTTCAGAGCATGGCAAGAGGTGGTATTCATGATCATGTTGGAGGTGGTTTTCACAGATACAGTGTCGATGAATGTTGGCATG TACCACATTTTGAGAAGATGTTGTACGACCAAGGTCAGCTTGCTAATGTTTATCTGGATGTGTTTTCCATCACAAAAGATGTCATCTATTCAAGTGTATCTCGGGATATTTTCGATTATCTGAGGAGAGAGATGATTGGCCCTGATGGTGAAATCTTTTCGGCGGAGGATGCTGATAGTGCAGAGTTCGAAGGTGCCTCCAAAAAAAAGGAGGGTGCGTTCTACGTTTGGACCAGTAAAGAG GTTGATGACGTGCTTGGAGAGCATGCACCTCTGTTTAAAGAGCACTACTACATTAAACAATCAGGTAACTGTGATCTCTCGAGGATGAGTGATCCTGACAATGAGTTCAAGAGTAGAAATGTGTTAATAGAGAGAACTAGCACCTCTGCAATGGCTTCAAAGCTTGgcatgtctgttgatgaatatatGAAGATCATAGGAATGTGTAGACTGAAGCTTTTTGATGTTAGATCGAAACGCCCCAGGCCACACTTGGATGATAAG GTTATTGTGTCCTGGAATGGACTTGCGATATCCTCATTTGCGAGAGCTTCTAAAATTCTGAAGGGTGAACAAGAAGGAACACAATACTACTTTCCAGTTGTCGGTACTGAT GCAAAAGAATACCTGGAAGTTGCAGAAAAGGCAGCATCTTTTATCAGGAATCATCTTTACAATCAGCAAACTAGGAGGCTTAATCACAGCTTCAGGAATGGCCCCTCCAAGGCACCTGGATTTTTGGATGATTACGCATTCTTGATTTCTGGTCTTCTCGATCTATATGAATTTGGCGGTTCAATACTTTGGTTAAAATGGGCAGTCGAACTACAACATATCCAG GATGAACTGTTTCTTGACAAAGATGGCGGAGGTTACTTCAACACTCAAGGTGACGATCCTTCAGTTCTCCTCCGTGTGAAGGAAAACCATGATGGCGCAGAACCCTCGGGAAACTCTGTTTCGGTAATCAATTTAGTAAGATTGGCTTCTTTGGTTGCAACAAATTCCGACCATTACAGGCACAACGCAGAACATCTACTG GCCGTCTTCGAGAAAAGGTTAAAAGAATCAGCAATGGCTGTGCCTCTGATGTGCTGTGCTGCAGATATGCTTGCTGTACCTTCAAGAAAGCAAGTTGTCCTTTCTGGGAACAAGTCTTCTCCGGAATTTGACAGCATGTTATCCTCTGCTCATGCATCCTATGATCCTAACAAAACA GTGATTCATATAGACCCTTTGAATGACGAAGATATGGGATTCTGGGAGGACAAGAACCAGAAGATCGCCAAGATGGCTAAAAACAACTTTGCTTCCGGCAAGGTAGTGGCTATGGTGTGCCAAAATTTCACGTGCAGTCCTCCGGTGCACGATCCCACGGCTCTCGAATCTCTGCTCTTGAAGATATCCCATATCTAA